One part of the Segnochrobactrum spirostomi genome encodes these proteins:
- a CDS encoding helix-turn-helix domain-containing protein codes for MAMETTAKKLFIGPRLRRLRQELGLTQSRMAEELGVSASYLNLIERNQRPVTAQFLLRLTEVYEIDLRALAGEADQQAVIDLAEVLADPLFRDLTVPHHEIVEVAGSAPGVSDAVARLYRAFLDSKRREESATARMPDRNDPLPSADDAVEIVRDFVQDQRNHFPALEDAAEALNGTLGALNADLFGAIRERLREKHGITVRIIPVDVMATALRRYDRHRRQLLVSEMLEGPARVFSAAYQLAMMEMGPQMDAIVGKAAIGSMATKRLLKVNLTNYAAAAIMMPYGPFLAAAENLGYDIQVLAARFGASFEQVCHRLTTLSRPTARGVPFFMIRVDQAGNVSKRFAAANFPFSRYGGSCPLWELHATFKIPGRVFTQIVEMPDGARYFTLSRAVSRVVSSWAKAEPEVAIGLGCDLKHASRLVYARGLDLAQPNATPIGINCRLCERPDCTQRAHPPFSKTLIVEEHMRGLTPFRFE; via the coding sequence ATGGCGATGGAAACGACGGCAAAGAAGCTCTTCATCGGCCCCCGCCTGCGGCGGTTGCGCCAGGAGCTCGGGCTGACCCAGAGCCGCATGGCCGAGGAACTCGGCGTCTCGGCGAGCTACCTCAACCTGATCGAGCGCAACCAGCGTCCCGTCACCGCGCAGTTCCTGTTGCGTTTGACCGAAGTCTACGAGATCGACCTGCGGGCGCTGGCCGGCGAGGCCGATCAGCAGGCCGTCATCGACCTCGCCGAAGTGCTCGCCGATCCCCTGTTCCGCGACCTCACCGTGCCGCACCACGAGATCGTCGAGGTCGCAGGCTCGGCGCCGGGGGTGAGCGACGCGGTCGCCCGGCTCTACCGCGCGTTCCTCGATTCGAAGCGGCGCGAGGAGAGCGCCACCGCGCGGATGCCCGACCGCAACGATCCGCTGCCGTCGGCCGACGACGCGGTCGAGATCGTGCGCGACTTCGTCCAGGACCAGCGCAACCATTTCCCGGCCCTCGAAGACGCCGCGGAGGCGCTGAACGGCACGCTCGGCGCGCTCAACGCCGATCTCTTCGGCGCCATCCGCGAGCGGCTTCGGGAGAAGCACGGCATCACCGTGCGCATCATCCCGGTCGACGTGATGGCGACGGCGCTGCGCCGCTACGACCGCCACCGTCGTCAACTCCTCGTCTCCGAAATGCTCGAGGGCCCGGCCCGGGTGTTCTCCGCCGCCTATCAGCTCGCGATGATGGAGATGGGGCCGCAGATGGACGCGATCGTCGGCAAGGCCGCGATCGGCTCGATGGCGACGAAGCGGCTCTTGAAGGTCAACCTGACGAACTATGCCGCCGCCGCCATCATGATGCCCTACGGGCCGTTCCTCGCAGCCGCCGAAAATCTCGGCTACGACATCCAGGTGCTCGCCGCCCGCTTCGGTGCGAGCTTCGAGCAGGTCTGCCACCGCCTCACGACCCTGTCGCGGCCGACCGCCCGCGGCGTCCCCTTCTTCATGATCCGGGTCGATCAGGCCGGCAACGTCTCGAAGCGCTTCGCGGCGGCGAACTTCCCCTTCTCGCGCTATGGCGGCAGTTGCCCGCTGTGGGAACTGCACGCGACCTTCAAGATCCCCGGCCGCGTCTTCACCCAGATCGTCGAGATGCCAGACGGTGCGCGCTATTTCACCCTGTCGCGGGCGGTGAGCCGGGTCGTCTCCTCGTGGGCGAAGGCAGAGCCGGAGGTCGCGATCGGCCTCGGCTGCGACCTGAAGCACGCGAGCCGCCTCGTCTATGCCCGCGGGCTCGATCTGGCGCAGCCGAACGCCACGCCGATCGGCATCAATTGCCGGCTCTGCGAGCGTCCCGACTGCACCCAGCGTGCCCATCCACCGTTCTCGAAGACGCTGATCGTCGAGGAGCACATGCGCGGCCTGACCCCGTTCCGCTTTGAATAG
- a CDS encoding DUF4170 domain-containing protein yields MHHDRFWVVGGKYRDMSFADLIPGSESLFGPFRTRRDAEDAWRKVSERHRSQCLARFVIAAEGHARPLPAAGHFAA; encoded by the coding sequence ATGCATCACGATCGCTTCTGGGTCGTCGGCGGCAAGTACCGCGACATGTCCTTCGCCGATCTCATCCCGGGCTCCGAGAGCCTGTTCGGTCCCTTCCGCACGCGCCGCGACGCGGAAGACGCTTGGCGCAAGGTTTCCGAGCGCCACCGCAGCCAATGCCTCGCCCGCTTCGTCATCGCGGCGGAAGGGCATGCGCGTCCCCTCCCGGCGGCAGGCCACTTCGCCGCCTGA
- a CDS encoding alpha/beta hydrolase, whose product MAGDSRVCAEARLGRGLMSALFAVAIVATSPAVAQSPPQPALAQSSTQSPAPPPADAPADGLEVGSLVLTPCVGSAGDAYCGTLPRPLDPSGTRPGTIKVGFEFYPAAVDDPAGTIVAQEGGPGFSTTGTRTGFLHLFGTLRDRHNILLVDKRGTGLSQPIDCPDLQKDPDLAPEAVGACGAALGDHAWDYGTALAADDLAAVIEALEVGPVAYYGDSYGTYFGAVFAARHPTLLRTLVLDSAYPPFGPDPWYATEWAAGRDGFDLVCARSPSCTALGGRSTRRLADLLDAVRKTPLSGTAPDGDGTMHDVTLDAPTLFMVMNAAGSDPVVYRELDAAARAWLVHQDGAPLLRLTAEARDMSSPGGVPVDFSSGLYAAIVCTDYRQLFDLRLSPAERRAALERAVADKQARHPDIYAPFTIDEVRNSPRNVERLDLCLDWPAPPDGRTPGAPLPAATTFPSVPTLVLAGDLDNTTAPDEGFAAARLFPDPYFVLLRNTSHVAAMTTEAVLVPPVGSDAAGCAGPMTAAFVGDGGRPPSVRCAAEIRPIRTVPAFARTVAEVAPASPAPASLDAPREADLRLAAAAAETAGDVLARYFVNSTEKGVGLRGGHFSLGPDGEGYRFTLDGVRWTQDLAVSGTIDWNQVTGEIDADLDVAQDGGPEGHLTLHWNDRRTNAQMTIDGQLDDRDIDAVRLAP is encoded by the coding sequence ATGGCGGGAGACAGTCGGGTGTGCGCCGAGGCGCGGCTTGGTCGCGGGCTGATGTCGGCCCTCTTCGCGGTCGCGATCGTCGCCACGTCGCCGGCCGTCGCCCAATCCCCGCCGCAGCCGGCTCTGGCCCAATCCTCGACCCAATCTCCGGCGCCGCCGCCCGCCGACGCGCCGGCCGACGGGCTCGAAGTCGGCTCCCTCGTCCTCACGCCCTGTGTCGGCAGCGCCGGCGACGCCTATTGCGGAACCCTCCCCCGTCCGCTCGATCCGTCCGGCACGCGGCCGGGGACCATCAAGGTCGGCTTCGAGTTCTACCCGGCCGCCGTCGACGATCCCGCCGGCACCATCGTTGCCCAGGAGGGCGGCCCGGGCTTCTCCACCACGGGCACGCGCACCGGCTTCCTCCACCTCTTCGGCACGCTCCGCGACCGCCACAACATTCTCCTCGTCGACAAGCGCGGAACCGGCCTGTCGCAGCCGATCGATTGCCCGGATCTCCAGAAGGACCCGGATCTCGCGCCCGAGGCGGTCGGCGCCTGCGGCGCGGCGCTCGGGGATCATGCCTGGGATTACGGCACCGCGCTCGCGGCCGACGACCTCGCCGCGGTGATCGAGGCCCTCGAGGTCGGACCGGTCGCCTATTACGGCGATTCCTACGGCACCTATTTCGGCGCCGTGTTCGCCGCCCGGCATCCGACCCTGCTGCGCACCCTGGTGCTCGACAGCGCCTATCCCCCGTTCGGGCCGGACCCCTGGTATGCGACCGAATGGGCCGCGGGGCGCGACGGTTTCGATCTCGTCTGCGCCCGCTCGCCGAGCTGCACCGCCCTCGGCGGCCGCTCGACGCGGCGGCTCGCCGATCTCCTCGACGCCGTGCGCAAGACGCCGCTGTCGGGAACCGCGCCGGACGGCGACGGCACGATGCACGACGTGACGCTCGACGCCCCGACCCTCTTCATGGTCATGAACGCCGCCGGCAGCGACCCCGTGGTCTACCGTGAGCTCGACGCCGCCGCCCGCGCTTGGCTCGTGCACCAGGACGGCGCGCCGCTCCTGCGCCTCACCGCGGAAGCCCGCGACATGTCGAGCCCCGGCGGCGTGCCGGTCGACTTCTCCTCGGGCCTCTATGCCGCGATCGTCTGCACCGATTATCGCCAGTTGTTCGATCTGCGCCTGAGCCCCGCCGAGAGGCGCGCCGCGCTCGAGCGGGCGGTCGCCGACAAGCAGGCACGCCATCCCGATATCTACGCCCCCTTCACCATCGACGAGGTGCGCAACTCGCCCCGCAACGTCGAACGCCTCGATCTCTGCCTCGATTGGCCGGCTCCGCCCGACGGCCGCACGCCGGGCGCACCTTTGCCCGCGGCGACCACCTTCCCGTCGGTGCCGACGCTGGTGCTCGCCGGCGACCTCGACAACACGACGGCGCCCGACGAAGGCTTCGCCGCCGCCCGCCTCTTCCCCGACCCCTATTTCGTGCTGCTGCGCAACACGAGCCACGTGGCGGCCATGACGACGGAGGCCGTCCTGGTGCCGCCGGTCGGTTCGGACGCCGCCGGCTGCGCCGGCCCGATGACGGCCGCTTTCGTCGGCGACGGCGGCCGGCCGCCCTCGGTGCGCTGCGCGGCCGAGATCCGCCCGATCCGCACCGTGCCGGCCTTCGCGCGCACGGTGGCGGAGGTCGCTCCGGCGTCCCCGGCCCCCGCCTCGCTCGATGCGCCGCGCGAGGCGGACCTCCGCCTCGCCGCGGCGGCGGCAGAGACGGCCGGCGACGTGCTCGCCCGCTATTTCGTCAACAGCACGGAAAAGGGTGTCGGCCTGCGCGGCGGCCATTTCAGCCTCGGGCCCGACGGCGAAGGCTACCGCTTCACCCTCGACGGCGTGCGCTGGACGCAAGACCTCGCGGTGAGCGGCACCATCGACTGGAACCAGGTGACGGGCGAGATCGACGCCGACCTCGACGTCGCCCAAGACGGCGGTCCGGAGGGTCATCTGACGCTGCACTGGAACGACCGGCGCACCAACGCCCAGATGACGATCGACGGCCAACTCGACGACCGCGACATCGACGCCGTCCGCC
- the aceA gene encoding isocitrate lyase — translation MRSFESLVPGTPAGRFAGIERPYAVADVERLRGSVVPQMTLAERGANRLWKALHELDYVNALGAVTGNQAMQMARAGLQAIYLSGWQVAADANVAGAMYPDQSLYPANSAPELCRRINRTLQRADQIEHAEGKVSRDWFLPIVADAEAGFGGPLNAFEIMKAFIEAGAAGVHFEDQLASEKKCGHLGGKVLISTSAHVRNLNAARLAADVMGVPTLIVARTDAESARLITSDIDERDRPFIESSERTPEGFFRLKEGTGLDHCIARGLAYAPYADLLWWETSHPDLEDARKFAEAVHKRHPGKLLAYNCSPSFNWRAKLDPDTIARFQRELGAMGYKFQFVTLAGFHSLNHGMFELASGYRDHGMAAYSELQQAEFAAEAAGYTATRHQREVGTGYFDQVSLAITGGQSSTTAMKASTETDQFTIPAVAAE, via the coding sequence ATGCGCAGCTTCGAATCCCTCGTTCCCGGCACCCCGGCCGGCCGCTTCGCCGGCATCGAGCGGCCTTATGCGGTAGCCGATGTCGAGCGGCTCCGCGGCAGCGTGGTGCCGCAGATGACGCTCGCCGAGCGCGGCGCCAACCGTCTCTGGAAGGCCCTGCACGAGCTCGACTACGTCAACGCCCTCGGCGCCGTCACCGGCAACCAGGCGATGCAGATGGCCCGCGCCGGGCTCCAGGCGATCTATCTCTCGGGCTGGCAGGTCGCCGCCGACGCCAACGTCGCCGGCGCCATGTATCCGGATCAGAGCCTCTACCCGGCGAACTCCGCCCCCGAGCTCTGCCGCCGCATCAACCGCACCCTGCAGCGCGCCGATCAGATCGAGCACGCCGAGGGCAAGGTCTCGCGCGATTGGTTCCTGCCGATCGTCGCCGATGCGGAGGCCGGCTTCGGCGGCCCGCTCAACGCCTTCGAGATCATGAAGGCGTTCATTGAGGCCGGCGCTGCGGGCGTCCACTTCGAGGACCAACTCGCCTCGGAGAAGAAGTGCGGCCATCTCGGCGGCAAGGTCCTGATTTCGACCTCGGCCCATGTCCGCAACCTCAACGCCGCGCGCCTCGCCGCCGACGTGATGGGTGTGCCGACGCTGATCGTCGCCCGGACGGATGCCGAGAGCGCCCGCCTCATCACCTCCGACATCGACGAGCGGGATCGTCCGTTCATCGAATCGAGCGAGCGGACGCCGGAAGGCTTCTTCCGCCTGAAGGAGGGCACGGGCCTCGATCACTGCATCGCCCGCGGCCTCGCCTACGCGCCGTACGCGGATCTGCTCTGGTGGGAGACCTCTCACCCGGATCTCGAGGATGCGCGCAAGTTCGCCGAGGCGGTGCACAAGCGCCATCCCGGCAAGCTGCTCGCCTACAATTGCTCGCCCTCGTTCAACTGGCGCGCCAAGCTCGATCCCGACACCATCGCCCGCTTCCAGCGGGAGCTCGGGGCCATGGGCTACAAGTTCCAGTTCGTCACGCTGGCGGGCTTCCACAGCCTCAACCACGGCATGTTCGAGCTCGCCTCGGGCTATCGGGATCACGGCATGGCCGCCTACAGCGAGCTCCAGCAGGCGGAGTTCGCGGCGGAGGCGGCGGGCTACACCGCCACGCGCCACCAGCGCGAGGTCGGAACCGGCTACTTCGATCAGGTGTCGCTCGCGATCACCGGCGGCCAGTCGTCCACCACGGCGATGAAGGCCTCCACCGAGACCGATCAGTTCACGATCCCGGCGGTAGCGGCGGAGTGA